A genomic segment from Meiothermus cerbereus DSM 11376 encodes:
- the clpS gene encoding ATP-dependent Clp protease adapter ClpS, whose product MSDSATKTRSQSQTATRTPPRYKVLLLNDDYTPMDFVVEVLMRFFKKSELEATRIMLQVHHAGVGVAGVYPFEIAETKVNQVMAAASAEGHPLQCTMEPE is encoded by the coding sequence GTGAGTGATAGCGCCACCAAGACCCGCAGCCAGTCCCAAACGGCCACCCGTACCCCACCGCGGTACAAGGTTTTGCTGCTCAACGACGACTACACCCCCATGGACTTCGTGGTCGAGGTGCTGATGCGGTTTTTCAAGAAGAGCGAGCTCGAGGCCACCCGCATCATGCTCCAGGTACACCATGCGGGGGTGGGGGTGGCGGGGGTCTATCCTTTTGAGATTGCCGAGACCAAGGTCAACCAGGTGATGGCCGCAGCCAGCGCCGAGGGGCATCCGCTGCAATGCACCATGGAACCCGAGTAA
- a CDS encoding CTP synthase, with product MKYIFVTGGVVSSLGKGILTSSLGAILRSRGYRVTAIKIDPYINLDAGTMRPYEHGEVFVTSDGAETDLDIGHYERFLDIDLSRANNITTGQVYLSVIQKERRGEYLSQTVQVIPHITDEIKDRIRRTAHEQNAEIVVVEVGGTVGDIESLPFLEAIRQFQFDEEDQDIMYLHLTLVPYFAASEEFKTKPTQHSVSTLRGVGIQPDVLVLRSEKMVPEDVRKKVALFTNVHAGEVFSSPTVQHLYEMPLVLEEQGLGRVVEKKLGLEPIQPNLSFWQNAVRKLKQPAHEVTVAFVGKYVKMPDAYLSILEGFRHAGIAHDARVNVKWVNAEDITDLAKAAELLGGVDGVLVGPGFGIRGVEGKILAARYARESRLPYFGICLGLQIAVIEYARNVLGLEGANSTEFDPYTPHPVIDLMPEQLEVEGMGGTMRLGSWPMRIHPETLLYKLYGKELVYERHRHRYEVNPAYVQRLIESGLTVSAVTPGVQGRGEGLVEAIELPDHPFFIGLQAHPELSSRPMRVSPPFFGFISAALERRQALFHMNPA from the coding sequence ATGAAATACATTTTCGTTACCGGCGGTGTGGTGAGCAGTTTGGGCAAGGGTATCCTCACATCCAGTCTGGGCGCCATTTTGCGCAGCCGGGGTTACCGCGTAACCGCAATCAAGATTGACCCCTACATCAACCTGGACGCCGGCACCATGCGCCCCTACGAACACGGGGAAGTATTCGTGACCAGCGATGGGGCCGAGACCGACCTGGACATCGGGCATTACGAGCGCTTTCTGGACATAGACCTGTCGCGCGCCAACAACATCACCACCGGGCAGGTTTATCTGTCGGTGATTCAAAAAGAGCGGCGTGGCGAGTACCTCTCCCAGACCGTGCAGGTCATTCCCCACATTACCGACGAGATCAAAGACCGCATTCGCCGTACCGCCCACGAACAAAACGCCGAGATTGTGGTGGTGGAGGTAGGGGGCACGGTAGGCGACATCGAGAGCCTGCCCTTCCTGGAGGCCATCCGCCAGTTTCAGTTCGACGAAGAAGACCAGGACATCATGTACCTGCACCTAACCCTGGTGCCCTACTTTGCTGCGTCCGAAGAGTTCAAAACCAAACCCACCCAACACTCGGTCTCGACCCTGCGCGGGGTGGGTATCCAGCCGGATGTGCTGGTGCTGCGCTCGGAGAAGATGGTGCCGGAGGATGTGCGTAAAAAAGTGGCGTTGTTTACCAACGTGCACGCCGGCGAGGTGTTCAGCAGCCCCACCGTACAGCACCTCTACGAGATGCCGCTGGTGCTGGAGGAGCAGGGCCTGGGGCGGGTGGTGGAGAAGAAGCTGGGCCTGGAGCCCATTCAGCCCAACCTGAGCTTCTGGCAAAACGCCGTGCGCAAGCTCAAGCAGCCCGCACACGAGGTTACGGTGGCCTTTGTGGGCAAGTATGTGAAAATGCCCGATGCCTACTTGAGCATTCTGGAGGGCTTTCGCCACGCTGGAATTGCCCACGATGCACGGGTCAATGTGAAGTGGGTCAACGCCGAAGACATCACCGACCTGGCTAAAGCCGCCGAGCTGCTGGGCGGTGTGGATGGCGTGCTGGTGGGGCCTGGGTTTGGCATCCGGGGGGTGGAGGGCAAAATTCTGGCGGCCCGGTATGCCCGCGAGAGTCGGCTACCCTATTTTGGTATCTGCCTGGGGTTGCAGATCGCGGTCATTGAGTATGCCCGGAATGTGCTGGGCCTCGAGGGGGCCAACAGCACCGAGTTTGACCCCTACACCCCCCACCCGGTAATTGACCTGATGCCCGAGCAGCTCGAGGTCGAGGGGATGGGCGGCACCATGCGGCTGGGCAGCTGGCCCATGCGCATCCATCCCGAAACCCTGCTTTATAAGCTTTATGGCAAAGAACTGGTCTACGAGCGGCACCGCCACCGCTACGAGGTCAACCCGGCCTACGTCCAGCGCCTCATTGAAAGCGGCCTGACGGTTTCGGCGGTCACGCCCGGGGTGCAGGGCCGGGGTGAGGGGCTGGTCGAGGCCATCGAGCTGCCCGACCACCCCTTCTTCATCGGTTTGCAAGCCCACCCCGAGCTTTCCAGCCGGCCTATGCGGGTCTCGCCGCCCTTTTTCGGCTTTATTTCGGCGGCCCTCGAGCGCCGCCAGGCCTTGTTTCATATGAACCCCGCCTGA
- a CDS encoding MBL fold metallo-hydrolase — MAHVTGLSSEVAPNIFAIPVPIPYPFKYVNCYLLKPGPGVSGGPVLVDCALETSEAKRVLEAALHEHGLGYGDLEHLVVTHHHPDHYGLAGLIELHGPQVWMLDVEKERGHIFWTQPEHMTQMGQELFRQHGIGDAYLTDLAGEMQKTRSRVHPAQNPQTFADGQQLCLAGMNFRVVWTPGHADGHAMLLRESDGVLLAGDNILERISPNIGLWAYSYPNPLQHYFESLKKTATLGATVALPGHYRPIKDIAGRVAELEAHHLERLEYLLRLLNHQPQTCWQLSLGLFPGNLNLAQRRFAWSETLAHLEYLVAQGKIRRLELDGVIHYSR; from the coding sequence ATGGCGCACGTCACCGGCTTGTCTTCCGAGGTCGCACCCAACATATTCGCCATTCCCGTTCCCATTCCGTACCCCTTCAAGTACGTGAACTGTTATCTGCTAAAACCCGGCCCCGGGGTAAGCGGTGGACCCGTGCTGGTGGACTGTGCCCTCGAGACCTCCGAGGCCAAGCGCGTGCTCGAGGCGGCCCTGCACGAGCACGGGCTGGGGTATGGCGACCTCGAGCACCTGGTGGTCACCCACCACCACCCCGACCACTACGGCCTGGCCGGCCTGATTGAACTGCACGGCCCCCAGGTCTGGATGCTGGACGTGGAGAAAGAGCGAGGGCACATCTTCTGGACCCAGCCCGAGCACATGACCCAGATGGGTCAGGAGCTTTTCCGACAGCACGGCATCGGCGACGCGTACCTGACCGACCTGGCAGGGGAAATGCAAAAAACCCGCAGCCGGGTGCATCCGGCCCAAAACCCGCAGACCTTCGCCGATGGCCAGCAGCTATGCCTGGCGGGCATGAACTTTCGGGTGGTCTGGACACCCGGCCACGCCGACGGCCACGCCATGCTGCTGCGTGAGTCGGATGGTGTGCTGCTGGCCGGGGACAACATCCTCGAGCGTATATCCCCTAATATTGGCCTCTGGGCCTACTCCTACCCCAACCCCCTGCAGCACTACTTCGAGTCGCTGAAAAAAACCGCTACGCTTGGGGCCACGGTGGCGCTGCCGGGGCATTACCGCCCCATCAAAGATATTGCCGGGCGGGTAGCCGAACTCGAGGCCCACCACCTGGAGCGGCTGGAGTACCTGCTTCGGCTTCTGAACCATCAGCCCCAAACCTGCTGGCAGTTGTCGCTGGGGCTGTTTCCCGGCAACCTCAACCTGGCCCAGCGGCGCTTTGCCTGGTCGGAGACGCTGGCCCACCTGGAGTACCTGGTCGCCCAGGGCAAGATACGGCGGCTCGAGCTGGACGGCGTTATCCACTACAGCCGCTAA
- a CDS encoding dodecin — translation MSKVYKKVELVGSSSESLEDAIKVALTRARRTLRNLDWFEVKEIRGSLTDGYVNTYQVTLLVGFRLDEE, via the coding sequence ATGAGCAAGGTCTACAAGAAGGTGGAGCTGGTGGGCAGCAGCAGCGAGAGCCTCGAGGACGCCATCAAGGTGGCCCTGACCCGGGCCCGCCGAACCTTGCGGAACCTGGACTGGTTCGAGGTCAAGGAGATTCGCGGCAGCCTGACCGACGGCTACGTGAACACCTACCAGGTCACGCTGTTGGTCGGCTTCCGCCTCGACGAAGAATAG
- a CDS encoding gamma-glutamyltransferase family protein: protein MNLNQYPYPSRRNVVTGKRGAVATSQPQAALAGMEMMLAGGNAVDAALAMAMALTVLEPTSNGIGSDAFALVHDGQKLHGLNGNGMSPAGLDFATFAASGQVPTRGWLPVTVPGAPDAWRELHQKFGRLPFEQLFEPSIRYAEEGFAVSPETGRNWRRLEAVYGPLQDPCYKPFKEVFMPGGKAPRPGEIWRSPRHAETLRELARTHAESFYHGKLAAQMADFAAATGGYLTRADLAAHRSEWVEPLSVRYKGLELHEIPPAGQGLAALMALKILEGLGLERYPRDSAEGLHLQIEAMKLAFADVQKYVADPRFMTVSPADLLNPDYLEKRRRLIGERALAVQAGAPKGGTVYLCAADGELQVSFIQSNYMGFGAGIVADGTGISLQNRGACFVLEEGHPNQYAPAKKPFHTIIPGFLTRDGKPLGPFGVMGGHMQPQGHLQMVVNLEDYGLNPQAALDAPRWQWIQGRQVELEQSLPPHVVFGLKERGHEVVLQSEWASFGRGQMILKPKEAFLAATEPRADGLALAW, encoded by the coding sequence ATGAACCTCAACCAGTATCCCTATCCCTCCCGCCGCAACGTGGTCACCGGCAAGCGGGGGGCTGTCGCCACCAGCCAGCCCCAGGCCGCGCTGGCCGGCATGGAGATGATGCTGGCCGGGGGCAACGCGGTGGATGCGGCCCTTGCCATGGCCATGGCCCTGACCGTACTCGAGCCCACCTCTAACGGCATCGGCTCGGATGCCTTTGCCCTGGTGCACGACGGGCAAAAGCTACATGGACTGAACGGGAACGGGATGAGCCCCGCCGGTCTGGATTTCGCCACCTTTGCTGCCAGCGGGCAGGTGCCCACCCGGGGCTGGCTTCCTGTAACAGTTCCGGGGGCACCCGACGCCTGGCGAGAGCTTCACCAGAAGTTCGGCAGGCTGCCCTTTGAACAGCTTTTTGAACCATCCATCCGCTATGCCGAGGAGGGCTTTGCCGTCAGCCCCGAGACCGGGCGCAACTGGCGGCGCCTCGAGGCGGTCTATGGCCCCCTGCAAGACCCTTGCTACAAGCCCTTCAAGGAAGTCTTTATGCCTGGAGGCAAAGCCCCCCGCCCCGGCGAGATCTGGCGCAGCCCGCGCCACGCCGAGACCCTGCGCGAGCTGGCCCGCACCCATGCCGAGAGTTTTTACCACGGCAAGCTGGCTGCCCAGATGGCCGATTTTGCCGCAGCCACCGGGGGCTACCTGACCCGGGCCGACCTGGCCGCCCACCGCTCGGAGTGGGTGGAGCCCCTCTCGGTGCGCTACAAAGGCCTCGAGCTGCACGAGATACCCCCCGCCGGGCAGGGCCTTGCCGCCCTGATGGCCCTGAAAATCCTGGAGGGCCTGGGCCTCGAGCGCTATCCGCGCGACTCGGCGGAGGGCTTGCACCTGCAAATTGAGGCCATGAAACTGGCCTTTGCCGACGTGCAAAAGTACGTGGCCGACCCCCGCTTCATGACCGTCTCGCCCGCCGACCTGCTGAACCCGGACTACCTGGAAAAGCGCCGCCGACTCATCGGTGAACGGGCGCTGGCGGTGCAGGCCGGTGCGCCCAAAGGGGGTACGGTGTATCTGTGCGCTGCCGATGGCGAGCTGCAGGTCTCCTTCATCCAGTCCAACTACATGGGCTTTGGGGCCGGTATCGTAGCAGACGGCACCGGCATCTCGTTGCAAAACCGGGGGGCTTGCTTTGTGCTGGAAGAAGGACACCCCAACCAGTACGCCCCGGCTAAAAAGCCCTTCCACACCATCATCCCCGGCTTCCTCACCCGCGATGGCAAGCCCCTGGGGCCGTTTGGGGTGATGGGCGGGCACATGCAGCCCCAGGGGCACCTGCAGATGGTGGTCAACCTGGAGGACTACGGGCTAAACCCCCAGGCCGCCCTGGACGCCCCCCGCTGGCAGTGGATACAGGGCCGGCAGGTGGAGCTCGAGCAGAGCCTGCCCCCCCACGTGGTCTTTGGCCTCAAGGAGCGGGGCCACGAGGTGGTCTTGCAGAGCGAGTGGGCCTCCTTTGGCCGGGGTCAGATGATTTTGAAGCCAAAAGAAGCCTTCCTGGCCGCCACCGAGCCGCGGGCCGACGGCCTGGCCCTGGCCTGGTGA
- a CDS encoding TIGR00282 family metallophosphoesterase: MRVLFVGDVFGEPGLRAVAMHLPDLRPQYDLVIVNGENAHHGKGLSKPAYRKLRQAGADLITLGNHAWDHKDIYELIETEPIIRALNYPPGTPGQGHWVLEAGGERLLVMQVMGQVNMGLNLYDPFRISEALLAEVEHEYALLEVHAEATSEKYALGYYLGGKVAALLGTHTHVQTADAGFLANGTAIQADVGMTGPIHSIIGGEIESFLGRFITQRPTPFKAASGRAMFCATELVLEGGRCVQIRPMRWDEPE; this comes from the coding sequence ATGCGCGTTCTATTCGTCGGCGATGTCTTTGGTGAACCGGGCCTGCGGGCCGTGGCCATGCACCTTCCCGACCTGCGGCCCCAGTACGACCTGGTTATCGTTAATGGTGAAAACGCCCACCACGGTAAGGGCCTGTCCAAGCCGGCCTACCGCAAACTGCGCCAGGCCGGGGCCGACCTGATCACCCTGGGCAACCACGCCTGGGACCACAAAGACATTTACGAACTTATCGAGACCGAGCCCATCATCCGCGCCCTCAACTACCCCCCCGGCACCCCGGGCCAGGGTCACTGGGTGCTCGAGGCCGGTGGGGAGCGCCTGCTGGTGATGCAGGTGATGGGGCAGGTCAATATGGGCCTAAACCTCTACGACCCTTTCCGCATCAGCGAGGCCTTGCTGGCCGAAGTGGAACACGAGTATGCCCTGCTCGAGGTACACGCCGAGGCCACCAGCGAAAAATACGCCCTGGGCTATTACCTGGGCGGCAAAGTGGCGGCCCTGCTGGGCACCCATACCCACGTCCAGACTGCCGACGCCGGCTTTCTAGCCAACGGCACCGCCATCCAGGCCGATGTGGGCATGACTGGCCCCATCCACTCCATTATTGGCGGCGAGATCGAGAGCTTTTTGGGGCGCTTCATCACCCAGCGGCCCACCCCCTTCAAGGCCGCCTCGGGGCGGGCCATGTTCTGTGCGACCGAGCTGGTGCTGGAGGGGGGCCGCTGCGTTCAGATTCGGCCCATGCGTTGGGATGAGCCGGAGTAG
- a CDS encoding thioredoxin domain-containing protein codes for MPNRLAQESSPYLLQHAHNPVDWYPWGEEAFAKARAENKPIFLSVGYATCHWCHVMERESFEDLEVAQFLNTHFVPVKVDREELPDVDQVYMAALQAMTGSGGWPMNMFLMPDLRPFFGGTYWPPEDRQGFPSFRRVLLGVHNAWLHQQKEVLENAEQLTTHLQDQLKPRSGTLPADLHSAALAGLSRAFDPVYGGFGGAPKFPQSPGLLYLLSHAWLGDETAWKHLQLTLDRMAEGGIYDQVGGGFHRYAVDHIWRVPHFEKMLYDNAQLARVYAAASLLSTGEQAQRYRRIASETLDYVLREMTGPEGGFWSAQDADSEGVEGKFYVWQAAEFRQILGAEADAAAKLFGVSEAGNWEHTNVLERRTPDAVLMQHLGLEPEAYQNWVESVRQRLYEARKKRIPPLTDDKVLADWNGLMLRALADVGRWLGQPQYIEAARKNASFVMQEMYRDGLLRHTWRNGLLKPQAYLSDQAQYGLGLLALFEATGEARWLEAARQLTEAILTRFKAPDGAFRDALDSRLPVMARDAYDGPYPSGSASAAELLFRLAALYERPDWHQAALSTVEFYAQSLSRNAFGFPALLQAHLVGSRGSELAVVAPAELIHPIRRWFLPLTTLAYGPPDALPVLHNRQPGLAYLCQQGTCRLPVDSPEKLRGELEAIYPGLMTPS; via the coding sequence GTGCCAAACCGACTTGCCCAGGAAAGTAGCCCTTATCTTTTGCAGCATGCCCACAACCCGGTGGACTGGTACCCCTGGGGCGAGGAGGCTTTTGCCAAGGCCAGGGCCGAGAACAAGCCCATCTTTTTGTCGGTGGGGTATGCCACCTGTCACTGGTGCCATGTGATGGAGCGGGAGAGCTTCGAAGACCTTGAGGTGGCCCAGTTCCTGAATACCCATTTCGTGCCCGTCAAGGTAGACCGCGAGGAGCTGCCCGACGTAGACCAGGTCTATATGGCGGCCCTGCAAGCCATGACCGGCTCGGGCGGCTGGCCCATGAACATGTTCCTGATGCCCGACCTGCGGCCCTTTTTTGGTGGAACCTACTGGCCCCCAGAAGACCGTCAGGGTTTTCCCAGCTTCCGGCGGGTGCTCCTGGGCGTACACAATGCCTGGCTCCACCAGCAAAAAGAGGTTCTGGAGAACGCTGAGCAACTCACCACCCACCTGCAAGACCAGCTCAAACCGCGGTCTGGAACCTTGCCCGCCGACCTGCATAGCGCTGCCCTGGCCGGGCTTTCCCGGGCCTTCGACCCGGTGTACGGCGGCTTTGGTGGCGCACCCAAGTTTCCCCAGTCGCCGGGCCTCTTGTATTTGCTCTCGCACGCCTGGTTGGGGGACGAGACCGCCTGGAAGCATCTGCAACTCACGCTCGACCGCATGGCCGAAGGCGGCATCTACGACCAGGTCGGGGGCGGTTTTCACCGCTATGCGGTGGACCACATCTGGCGGGTGCCGCACTTCGAGAAGATGCTGTACGACAACGCCCAGTTGGCTCGAGTCTACGCGGCGGCCAGCCTGCTGAGCACAGGAGAACAGGCCCAGCGGTATCGGCGCATTGCCAGCGAGACCCTGGACTATGTGCTGCGGGAGATGACCGGCCCCGAAGGGGGGTTCTGGTCGGCGCAGGATGCCGACTCGGAGGGGGTGGAGGGCAAGTTTTATGTCTGGCAGGCTGCCGAGTTCCGCCAAATTCTGGGCGCGGAAGCCGACGCCGCCGCTAAGCTCTTTGGGGTCTCGGAGGCTGGAAACTGGGAACACACCAACGTTTTGGAGCGCCGCACCCCCGACGCCGTGCTGATGCAACACCTGGGCTTGGAACCGGAAGCATATCAGAACTGGGTCGAAAGCGTACGGCAACGCCTGTACGAGGCGCGGAAAAAGCGCATTCCACCCCTAACCGATGATAAAGTGCTGGCCGACTGGAACGGCCTGATGCTGCGGGCCCTGGCCGATGTGGGGCGATGGCTGGGGCAGCCCCAATATATCGAGGCTGCCCGCAAAAATGCCTCGTTTGTGATGCAGGAGATGTACCGGGACGGTTTGCTGCGGCATACCTGGCGCAATGGTCTGCTCAAGCCCCAGGCCTACCTGAGCGACCAGGCCCAGTACGGGCTGGGGCTGCTGGCGCTCTTTGAGGCTACCGGGGAGGCAAGGTGGCTCGAGGCCGCCCGGCAGCTGACCGAGGCCATCCTGACCCGGTTCAAGGCGCCCGATGGGGCCTTCCGCGACGCGCTGGACTCCCGCCTGCCGGTCATGGCCCGCGATGCCTACGATGGGCCTTACCCCTCGGGAAGTGCTTCGGCTGCCGAGTTGTTGTTCCGTCTGGCGGCGTTGTACGAGCGCCCCGACTGGCACCAGGCCGCCTTGTCGACGGTGGAGTTCTATGCCCAGAGCCTATCGCGCAATGCCTTTGGCTTTCCGGCCCTGTTGCAGGCCCACCTGGTGGGCAGCCGCGGCAGCGAGCTGGCCGTGGTGGCGCCAGCGGAGCTGATTCACCCGATTCGCAGGTGGTTTTTGCCCCTCACCACCCTGGCCTATGGCCCCCCCGATGCCCTGCCGGTCTTGCACAACCGGCAGCCGGGGCTGGCCTACCTATGCCAGCAGGGCACCTGCCGCCTTCCGGTGGACAGCCCGGAAAAGCTTCGGGGGGAACTCGAGGCCATCTACCCAGGCCTAATGACCCCAAGCTAG
- a CDS encoding RDD family protein, with protein MKRLRNRATLRYLARRLLAGLIDLGVLAGLQLGIVRAATALFPPTHPGHYFSIEGLILFGLCAPLAWFTYAVLPLARKGQTLGKELMGLRVVNREGRPPTLLQAFLRESAGRWLNAMVLNLGLLLVLWDQDHQALHDMVAETFVVFQRMGRAGI; from the coding sequence GTGAAGCGCTTGCGCAACCGCGCAACCCTGCGTTACCTGGCCCGGCGGCTGCTGGCCGGTCTGATTGACCTGGGGGTGCTGGCAGGCTTGCAGCTAGGCATCGTCCGGGCCGCCACCGCTTTGTTTCCGCCCACCCATCCGGGCCACTATTTCTCGATCGAGGGCCTGATTCTTTTTGGCCTGTGCGCTCCCCTGGCCTGGTTTACCTATGCGGTTTTGCCCCTGGCCCGCAAGGGTCAGACCCTGGGCAAGGAGCTGATGGGGCTGCGGGTGGTCAACCGAGAAGGAAGGCCCCCCACCCTGCTACAGGCCTTTTTGCGCGAAAGCGCCGGGCGCTGGCTCAATGCCATGGTGTTGAACCTGGGTTTGTTGCTGGTGCTCTGGGACCAGGACCACCAGGCCTTGCACGACATGGTGGCGGAGACCTTTGTGGTATTCCAGCGCATGGGCAGGGCTGGCATCTGA
- a CDS encoding ATP-binding protein codes for MQLFPPLHQTPLAELFHARVPRGEPWAWVLCRRILADETLARRLLCEPLSPGLADWIDQELMRLRRELGHLRKQYPFSEFGHLEPSPAEAAALDVLQRGCSADVQALYRKHGYGIYVYHSAFVFDGQIGAVERPDPACFDDLVGYTRQISTLRANVERFVAGKPAVPMLLYGARGSGKSTSVKALRTHYAQHGLRLVEVLSEGLDQLPTLMETLAPLPFRFVLYLDDLAFSEGDERFHRLKVLLEGAVYERPANVLVVATSNRRNLVSQHWSERPDPNASDPASWDTLQDKLALADRFGLVITFPPFDQQLYLEAVAHLLGRALDPETRAAALKFALEGRGFSGRTARHFANQQ; via the coding sequence ATGCAGCTTTTCCCCCCTTTACACCAAACCCCGCTGGCTGAACTTTTTCATGCTCGAGTACCCCGGGGCGAGCCCTGGGCCTGGGTGCTTTGCAGACGCATACTGGCTGATGAAACCCTGGCCCGACGGCTCTTGTGCGAGCCACTGAGCCCTGGACTGGCCGACTGGATTGACCAGGAGCTTATGCGTCTGCGACGGGAGCTGGGGCACCTCAGAAAGCAGTACCCCTTTTCCGAGTTTGGGCACCTCGAGCCCAGCCCGGCCGAGGCCGCGGCCTTAGATGTGCTGCAGAGGGGTTGTTCTGCAGACGTACAAGCGCTCTACCGTAAGCATGGATATGGTATCTATGTCTACCATAGCGCTTTTGTTTTCGACGGCCAGATTGGGGCGGTGGAGCGGCCCGACCCAGCTTGTTTCGATGATCTGGTGGGCTATACCCGGCAAATTAGCACACTGCGTGCAAATGTTGAGCGCTTTGTGGCAGGTAAGCCGGCGGTTCCAATGCTGTTGTACGGGGCTCGAGGTTCTGGCAAATCAACCTCGGTGAAGGCCTTGCGCACCCACTACGCCCAGCACGGCCTGCGGCTGGTGGAGGTCTTGTCGGAAGGGTTGGATCAACTGCCTACCCTGATGGAGACGCTGGCCCCGCTGCCTTTTCGCTTCGTGCTTTACCTGGACGACCTGGCCTTTTCCGAAGGCGATGAGCGATTTCACCGGCTCAAGGTGCTGCTCGAGGGTGCTGTCTATGAGCGGCCTGCTAATGTGCTGGTGGTGGCTACCTCTAACCGCCGCAACCTGGTGTCCCAGCACTGGTCGGAGCGCCCCGACCCCAATGCCAGCGACCCCGCTTCCTGGGACACTTTGCAGGATAAACTGGCCCTGGCCGACCGCTTCGGGCTGGTGATCACCTTTCCACCCTTCGACCAACAGCTCTACCTGGAGGCTGTGGCCCACCTGCTCGGAAGGGCCCTAGACCCCGAGACCCGCGCAGCCGCGCTGAAGTTTGCCCTCGAGGGAAGGGGTTTTTCGGGCCGTACAGCACGTCATTTTGCCAATCAGCAGTAG
- a CDS encoding HD-GYP domain-containing protein has translation MAIFNKKTSRYQILLSVLALLGWGATSLVYLPDTYQAFSFLFLMPWVWKDGPRSLPWVAPLLFAYNLVQHLYPKPNLSVDSMLVTTLPGLVTLGLVAWLRERDRRSQRELEDSLRLMQLLEEGSLNISTANDPLELTESAMSSLYNLNIAPHLAFVRFREGKPVVVSARGALERYRGRHLPQQKLSTHASLTDSFTVGNYLEGIPESAGWSTAAVPVSARQKRPLGVVILAREGNKPFQSDEKAIANSLTRVMGAQLGQMEALKQLEDAYDGTLRALGLALEFRDHETQGHTKRVVAWADQLAQDMGLDASMRKFLRWGAYLHDIGKLSISDNILRKPGKLDEEEWEIMKSHVLKGWEMLSRVPFLPQETLEVVRHHHENWDGSGYPDGLKGQDIPILARIFAVVDTFDALYSARPYKRAWKPAEIIEELNRLKGKKLDPNLVDIFVKRITSPSGKEAMEAANPSKSNVRA, from the coding sequence ATGGCGATTTTCAACAAGAAAACATCGCGGTATCAGATTCTCCTGAGCGTATTGGCCTTGCTGGGCTGGGGTGCTACTTCGCTGGTGTACCTACCAGATACCTATCAGGCCTTCAGCTTCTTGTTCTTGATGCCCTGGGTCTGGAAAGATGGGCCGCGAAGCCTACCCTGGGTGGCGCCGCTGCTGTTTGCCTATAACCTGGTACAGCACCTTTACCCAAAGCCAAACCTGAGTGTAGACAGCATGCTGGTGACCACGCTTCCCGGGCTGGTTACCCTGGGCTTAGTGGCTTGGTTGCGCGAACGAGATCGGCGCTCGCAAAGAGAACTCGAGGATTCTCTTCGCCTCATGCAACTACTCGAGGAGGGGAGTCTGAACATAAGCACTGCCAACGACCCCTTGGAGCTCACTGAGAGTGCGATGTCCTCGCTGTACAACCTCAACATTGCACCCCACCTGGCCTTCGTGCGCTTCCGTGAGGGTAAGCCGGTGGTGGTTAGCGCAAGGGGTGCCCTCGAGCGCTACCGCGGGCGGCATCTGCCCCAGCAAAAGCTGAGCACCCACGCCTCGCTAACCGACAGTTTTACGGTGGGCAACTACCTCGAGGGTATCCCCGAGAGTGCGGGCTGGTCTACCGCGGCGGTTCCAGTATCAGCGCGACAAAAGCGCCCCCTGGGGGTGGTGATTTTGGCCCGTGAGGGGAATAAGCCCTTTCAGTCCGACGAAAAAGCTATCGCCAACTCGCTGACTCGGGTCATGGGGGCACAACTGGGGCAGATGGAAGCTCTCAAGCAGCTCGAGGATGCCTACGACGGCACGCTGCGTGCCCTGGGCCTGGCGCTGGAATTCCGCGACCATGAGACCCAGGGCCATACCAAACGGGTGGTGGCCTGGGCCGACCAGCTTGCTCAGGACATGGGACTCGACGCTTCCATGCGTAAATTTCTGCGCTGGGGGGCTTATTTGCACGATATTGGTAAGCTTTCTATTTCCGATAACATCCTGCGTAAGCCCGGCAAGCTCGATGAAGAAGAGTGGGAGATTATGAAAAGCCACGTGTTGAAGGGTTGGGAGATGCTTTCACGGGTACCTTTTCTGCCCCAGGAAACCCTGGAAGTGGTGCGCCATCACCACGAAAACTGGGATGGCAGCGGTTATCCCGATGGCCTGAAGGGGCAGGATATTCCCATCCTGGCTCGCATTTTTGCAGTAGTAGATACCTTCGATGCGCTCTATAGCGCCCGCCCCTACAAACGGGCCTGGAAACCTGCCGAAATTATCGAAGAGTTGAACCGCCTCAAAGGTAAAAAGCTCGACCCCAATCTGGTGGATATTTTCGTCAAGCGCATTACCTCCCCCTCCGGCAAGGAAGCCATGGAGGCTGCCAACCCCAGTAAGTCCAATGTTAGGGCATAG